In the genome of Nonomuraea sp. NBC_00507, the window AGGGCCGCGTACGCGTCTCCTACACCGCCTCCCACAGGCCGGCGCGGTGAGCACCGCCGACCGGGACCGCCGTCCCGCCAGCAGCGCGGCCGCCGCGGCCGGCGCCCAGATCCAGCGCCGCCGCCGGCAGCGCGGCATGAGCCAGGCCGAGCTGGCCCGCCGCACCGGCCTGAGCAAGGCGACGCTGTCGCAGCTGGAGGCCGGTATGGGCAACCCCACCCTCGACACCCTGGACGCCATCGCCGTCGCGCTGGCCGTCCCGCTCACCGACCTGCTGACCCGGGCGAACGACCCGGGCGTCGTGCACCTACCGGCGACCGCCGCCGCCGGCGACGGTCCCACGCGTGAACTGCTGCGCCGCATCAGCGGCGGCCACAGCCTGGAGATCTGGCGGCTGCGCCTGCCGCCGGACACCGCCGTCGACGGCGTGCCCCACGCGCCCGGCACGACCGAGCATCTCCTGCTCGCCTCCGGCCGCCTCGTCGCCGGCCCCGCCGACGATCTGCGCCGGCTGGAGCCCGGAGACATGCTGGCCTTCGCCGGAGACGCCCCGCACCACTACCGCACCGGCGAGGTGCCCGCCGACGTCACCGTCGTCATCGCGTCCCCCGCCGCGGGCTGACCGTCCCGGCCGCGTCATGCCCGCGCGAGGTGATGTCCAGGCGGCAAGGGCGGTGTAGAGACCCGGCGGCCCGCCGAACACGGCCCCGGCCAGCGCCTTAACCTCATCGGAAGAAGACCGTAAGGTCCTGACGGCAGCGTTGAGTCAGCACCGCACCACAAGCGACGTCGAAGGAAGACATCTCATGCGCACGTTCAAGCTTCAGGTCCAGACCTCCATCGACGGCTACATGGCCGGTCCGGACGGCGAGATGGACTGGATGACGTTCCCGTGGACCGACGACATCAACGCCTACATCGACGCGATGACCGAACCGGTCGACTGCATCGTACTGGGCCGCCATCTCGCCGAGGGTTTCATCCCGGCTTGGGCGTCCGGCCCGGCGGGCGAGACTCAGGAGACGATCGACTGGATGAACAACACGCCCAAGGTCGTGATCTCCAACAGCCTCACCGAGTCGCCCTGGGAGAACGCCACCGTCGCCGGCGGGGACCTCACCGAGATCGTCACCAAGCTCAAATCGCAGCCGGGTGGGGACATCATCACTTACGGAGGCGGCACTCTCGTGCGAGAGCTGATCGCCAAGGAACTGATCGACGAACTCCACCTGTTCGTCAACCCGACCGCGCTCGGCGCCGGAATGCCGGTGTTCCCCGAGGCGCGCCGGCGGCTGCGCCTGGTCACCGCGCGGCCGTTCGCGTGCGGGATCACCGCGCTGCACTACGAGCCGGAGCGCTCCTGATCGGGTTCTCGACGGTCAGGAGCCGGCGGCGATGGCCTGGCCGACGGCGGGACGACTGCGGCGGATGTCCGTTTCGCTAAGGTTTGTCGGCATGGGTATGCCGAAGAGGAACGTGGCAGGTCAGGGGCCGGCATGGGTGCCGCCCACCGATGTCGAGCGGGCGCTGGCCGAGGCCAAGTCCCAGGGCGACTGGGATGCGTACGTGCGCGTCCTGCTGGGGGCCGACACGTTCTCCTACAAACCGAAGGAGCAGGTCGACAGCCGCAAACTGGTCGTGGACTGGAAGACGGAGCAGGGACCCGAGGGCAAGCAGTGCCTGGTCGTGTACACCCGGGGGGAGTTGCCCGGGAGGCGCCCCGACCTCGTCGCCTGCCCGGTCTCGTTGCCCTTCCCGCCCGAGGAGTGGTGGGGGTCGGAGGTGCAGGGGATGCTGGTCAATCCCGGCAGCCCGTCAGGGACGTACTTTCCCGACGCCAAACGCAGCCGCCGGCACTGGAAGTCGCTGAAGAAGAGCGTCCAGGACAAGGGCCACGACGCCGACCAGATGCTCACCAAATACACCGGGCCGCTGCACGGGCCCCTCGCGCACGGGCTGGCCTGCGGCGGGCACCTGGCCGTGCACAACGGGGTGATCTGGAACGAGATCGGCGACGTCTACAGCAGCTATGCCGATGACGTGGAAACCCTGCGCGAGTCGTGGGGCGTCACGGATCGGCACGGCTGGCAGACGCAGGTGACGGCGCTGCTGGAGGGGCGCAACAGCCCGGCCGAACCGGAGTTCGCGCTGCAGGTGCGCAACGATCTCGCCCGCCAGTACCCGGGCTCGCACCGGGACCTGGCCACATGGCAGCGGGCGACGGCCGGCATGCTCACCCAGCGGGGCGTGAGCCGGCCCGGCATCGACGTGGTGATGCAGCTGATCGGGACGATCGTGCGGTACGAGGAGCGCTTCCGCGCCGACGGCCTCCTGGCGCCCGACGCCTTCGTGACCTCGGCCCTCGGTTACGACTTCGGGCGGGCGGTGAACTTCGCGCGGTGGGGGCTGAGCGCCCGGTTCGCCGAGCCGTACGAGACGGAGCACGTGGTGATCCAGGCCGGCGAG includes:
- a CDS encoding helix-turn-helix domain-containing protein; amino-acid sequence: MSTADRDRRPASSAAAAAGAQIQRRRRQRGMSQAELARRTGLSKATLSQLEAGMGNPTLDTLDAIAVALAVPLTDLLTRANDPGVVHLPATAAAGDGPTRELLRRISGGHSLEIWRLRLPPDTAVDGVPHAPGTTEHLLLASGRLVAGPADDLRRLEPGDMLAFAGDAPHHYRTGEVPADVTVVIASPAAG
- a CDS encoding dihydrofolate reductase family protein, producing MRTFKLQVQTSIDGYMAGPDGEMDWMTFPWTDDINAYIDAMTEPVDCIVLGRHLAEGFIPAWASGPAGETQETIDWMNNTPKVVISNSLTESPWENATVAGGDLTEIVTKLKSQPGGDIITYGGGTLVRELIAKELIDELHLFVNPTALGAGMPVFPEARRRLRLVTARPFACGITALHYEPERS
- a CDS encoding DUF1266 domain-containing protein, which gives rise to MGMPKRNVAGQGPAWVPPTDVERALAEAKSQGDWDAYVRVLLGADTFSYKPKEQVDSRKLVVDWKTEQGPEGKQCLVVYTRGELPGRRPDLVACPVSLPFPPEEWWGSEVQGMLVNPGSPSGTYFPDAKRSRRHWKSLKKSVQDKGHDADQMLTKYTGPLHGPLAHGLACGGHLAVHNGVIWNEIGDVYSSYADDVETLRESWGVTDRHGWQTQVTALLEGRNSPAEPEFALQVRNDLARQYPGSHRDLATWQRATAGMLTQRGVSRPGIDVVMQLIGTIVRYEERFRADGLLAPDAFVTSALGYDFGRAVNFARWGLSARFAEPYETEHVVIQAGELARRVYRTWEEYSAGYILGRVLRFDEEAFGHMYDSALVPHRILAQDPGSPWRNIPFTAN